A genomic region of Persephonella marina EX-H1 contains the following coding sequences:
- the ilvD gene encoding dihydroxy-acid dehydratase, with translation MRSDIVKKGFERAPHRSLLRACGLTDEDFKKPFIGIANSYIDIIPGHVHLREFAQIVKEAVREAGGVPFEFNVIGVDDGIAMGHSGMHYSLPSRELIADSIETVVEAHKLDALVCIPNCDKIVPGMIMAAARLNIPVIFVSGGPMAAGHLPDGRPIDLATAFEAVGAVSRGLMTENELRVIEENACPSCGSCSGMFTANSMNCLSEVLGIALPGNGSILATDPRRQELARKAGEQIVKLVEADLKFRDIVNEETIENAFTLDIAMGGSSNTVLHLLAIANEAGIDFPVEKIDQISRRTPTLCKLAPASQYHMEDLDRAGGISAILKELSKKGLLHLDRPTVSLKTLGEVIEDAEIKDPDVIRPIHNPYSETGGLAVLFGNIAPYGGVVKAAAVDPKIMVHRGKAVCFDSEEEAIAGITGGKVKAGDVVVIRYEGPRGGPGMREMLSPTSAIMGMGLGDKVSLITDGRFSGATRGACIGHISPEAAAGGPIGIIKDGDEILIDIPNRKIELLISEEEFKKRMENFKPKKKEIKSRWLRRYSRFVTSANKGAVLSDSCE, from the coding sequence ATGAGAAGTGATATAGTCAAAAAAGGTTTTGAAAGAGCGCCTCACAGGAGTTTATTAAGAGCCTGTGGGCTTACAGATGAAGATTTTAAAAAGCCATTTATAGGGATTGCTAATTCTTACATTGATATAATTCCCGGACATGTCCATCTAAGGGAGTTTGCACAGATAGTTAAAGAGGCTGTCAGAGAAGCAGGGGGTGTCCCATTTGAGTTTAATGTGATAGGTGTTGATGATGGAATAGCGATGGGACATTCAGGAATGCATTACTCCCTTCCGAGTAGAGAGCTTATAGCTGATTCTATAGAGACTGTCGTTGAGGCACACAAACTTGACGCACTTGTGTGCATTCCTAACTGTGACAAGATTGTTCCCGGAATGATAATGGCTGCTGCGAGACTTAATATCCCAGTTATATTTGTGAGCGGTGGACCTATGGCAGCGGGACATCTGCCTGATGGAAGACCCATAGATCTTGCCACGGCTTTTGAGGCTGTAGGAGCAGTATCAAGAGGACTTATGACAGAAAATGAGCTCAGGGTTATAGAAGAGAATGCTTGCCCTTCCTGCGGTTCCTGTTCAGGAATGTTTACAGCAAACTCAATGAACTGTCTCTCTGAGGTCCTCGGGATAGCACTCCCAGGAAACGGATCAATACTTGCAACAGATCCAAGAAGACAGGAACTTGCAAGAAAAGCAGGAGAGCAGATCGTTAAACTTGTTGAGGCTGATCTTAAGTTCAGGGATATAGTAAACGAGGAGACAATTGAGAACGCTTTTACACTTGATATAGCAATGGGTGGATCTTCAAACACAGTTCTTCACCTTCTTGCGATAGCCAATGAGGCTGGTATAGATTTTCCTGTTGAAAAGATAGATCAGATTTCAAGAAGAACACCTACACTGTGTAAACTTGCTCCAGCTTCACAGTATCATATGGAAGATTTAGATAGAGCAGGTGGTATATCAGCTATACTGAAAGAGCTTTCTAAGAAAGGTCTTCTTCATCTTGATAGACCAACAGTCTCACTAAAAACGCTTGGTGAAGTTATTGAAGATGCAGAGATAAAAGATCCAGATGTTATAAGACCCATCCATAATCCATACAGTGAGACAGGTGGGCTTGCTGTTTTATTCGGAAATATTGCCCCTTATGGTGGTGTTGTTAAGGCTGCTGCTGTAGATCCTAAGATAATGGTTCATAGAGGAAAGGCTGTTTGTTTTGACAGCGAAGAGGAAGCGATAGCAGGAATAACAGGTGGGAAGGTTAAAGCTGGCGATGTTGTTGTTATAAGATATGAAGGACCAAGAGGTGGTCCTGGAATGAGAGAGATGCTCTCACCAACATCAGCTATTATGGGTATGGGTCTTGGAGATAAGGTATCCCTCATTACTGATGGTAGATTTTCAGGTGCTACAAGGGGAGCATGTATTGGGCATATATCACCTGAGGCTGCTGCAGGAGGACCTATAGGAATAATTAAGGATGGAGATGAAATTCTTATTGACATTCCAAACAGAAAGATAGAACTTTTAATATCAGAAGAAGAGTTTAAAAAGAGAATGGAGAATTTTAAACCAAAGAAAAAAGAGATAAAAAGTAGATGGCTTAGAAGATACTCAAGATTTGTTACATCTGCTAATAAAGGGGCGGTTCTTTCTGACAGCTGTGAGTAA
- a CDS encoding MlpB encodes MRSKIFSIVLMLLLISGLSYAIDSLVKPENVCMVNNRYLGVKQIPVEVDGKVYYGCCKMCVGRIKNNESIRYAIDPVSGKKVDKATALILALKDGRVLYFESRENVERFLKSFKIH; translated from the coding sequence ATGAGATCTAAGATTTTTTCTATTGTTTTAATGCTTCTTTTAATATCAGGTTTATCCTACGCTATTGATAGCCTTGTAAAGCCTGAAAATGTCTGTATGGTAAACAACAGATACCTTGGGGTTAAACAGATACCTGTTGAGGTTGATGGGAAGGTTTATTACGGTTGCTGTAAGATGTGTGTTGGTAGGATTAAGAATAATGAGAGCATAAGATATGCTATAGACCCTGTGTCTGGGAAAAAAGTTGATAAGGCAACAGCTTTAATACTCGCTCTGAAAGATGGAAGGGTTCTGTATTTTGAGAGTCGTGAAAATGTTGAGAGATTTCTGAAAAGTTTTAAGATCCATTAA
- a CDS encoding DUF465 domain-containing protein: MTREEAIQKLLEIDDEFKSWYEEHQELKWKVHKLDKHYPPDPEIEAEEERLKRRKLYLKDLMETRIREFMSKHQ, from the coding sequence ATGACGAGAGAAGAAGCTATTCAAAAACTTCTTGAGATTGATGATGAATTCAAAAGCTGGTATGAAGAACATCAGGAGCTTAAATGGAAGGTTCACAAACTTGACAAACATTATCCACCTGATCCGGAAATTGAAGCTGAAGAAGAAAGACTCAAAAGAAGAAAGTTGTATCTTAAAGATCTTATGGAAACAAGAATAAGAGAATTTATGTCAAAACACCAGTAA
- the gatB gene encoding Asp-tRNA(Asn)/Glu-tRNA(Gln) amidotransferase subunit GatB → MEFEPVIGLEVHVQMSTNTKCFCSCKIEFGAEPNTNVCPVCLGMPGSLPVLNKKALEYAIKASLALNCEVHELSVFARKNYFYPDLPKGYQISQYDKPLATNGYIDIKVNDKTERIRIHRLHMEEDAGKTIHKGSYSYVDLNRAGTPLMEIVSEPDIRSAVGARLYLEKLRNIMRYIGVSDADMEKGQLRCDVNISLRPKGEEKFGTKVEIKNINSFRFVQKAIEYEIERQARILRKGGEIVQETRLFDEKTGKTFTMRTKEEAHDYRYFPDPDLIPVRITKEYIEEIRKSLPELPDQKAERYVKELKLTEYDAEVLVADKDRALFFEKAVSVYSENPKSIANWIINELLGKLNEEGIEISNSPVRPEHIAELVQLIDKGDISSKIGKEVFEEVFKTGKSPKTIVEEKGLKQVSDEGEIRKIVEEVLNNHPAEVEKYKAGNQKLMGFFVGQVMKATRGKANPKLVNKILQELLK, encoded by the coding sequence ATGGAGTTTGAACCGGTTATAGGACTTGAAGTTCACGTTCAGATGTCAACCAATACAAAATGTTTCTGCTCATGCAAGATAGAGTTTGGAGCTGAACCTAACACAAATGTTTGTCCGGTGTGTCTTGGAATGCCGGGAAGCTTACCAGTTTTAAATAAAAAAGCCCTTGAGTATGCCATAAAAGCATCACTGGCTTTAAACTGCGAAGTCCACGAGCTTTCAGTTTTCGCAAGAAAAAATTATTTCTATCCAGATCTCCCAAAAGGCTATCAGATCTCACAGTATGACAAACCTTTAGCAACAAATGGATACATTGATATAAAAGTAAACGATAAAACAGAGAGAATTAGAATTCACAGACTTCATATGGAAGAAGATGCGGGAAAAACCATTCACAAGGGAAGTTATTCCTATGTTGACCTTAACAGAGCCGGAACACCTCTAATGGAGATAGTCTCAGAACCTGATATAAGATCAGCGGTTGGAGCAAGACTCTATCTTGAAAAACTGAGAAATATTATGAGGTATATAGGTGTATCCGACGCAGACATGGAGAAGGGACAGCTCAGGTGTGATGTTAACATATCCCTCAGACCGAAAGGAGAAGAAAAGTTCGGGACAAAGGTTGAAATAAAAAATATAAACTCATTCAGGTTTGTTCAGAAAGCTATTGAGTATGAGATAGAAAGGCAGGCAAGAATTTTAAGAAAAGGTGGTGAGATCGTTCAGGAAACAAGACTCTTTGATGAGAAAACCGGAAAAACATTCACAATGAGAACGAAGGAAGAGGCACACGATTACAGATACTTCCCAGACCCTGATCTCATACCTGTCAGAATAACAAAAGAATATATAGAAGAGATCAGAAAGAGTTTACCTGAACTGCCTGATCAGAAAGCAGAAAGATATGTGAAAGAGCTGAAACTAACCGAGTATGACGCTGAGGTCTTAGTTGCAGATAAAGATAGAGCCCTATTCTTTGAAAAAGCTGTCAGCGTATATTCTGAAAATCCAAAATCCATAGCAAACTGGATAATAAATGAGCTTCTTGGAAAGTTAAATGAGGAAGGAATAGAGATCTCTAACAGTCCTGTCAGACCTGAACATATAGCAGAACTTGTTCAACTGATAGATAAAGGAGATATATCATCAAAGATCGGTAAAGAGGTTTTTGAAGAAGTCTTCAAAACAGGAAAATCACCAAAAACTATAGTAGAGGAAAAAGGATTAAAGCAGGTATCGGACGAAGGGGAGATCAGAAAGATCGTTGAAGAAGTCCTGAACAATCATCCTGCTGAAGTTGAAAAGTATAAAGCTGGAAACCAAAAATTAATGGGATTCTTTGTAGGACAGGTAATGAAAGCTACCAGAGGAAAAGCAAATCCAAAACTTGTAAACAAGATCCTTCAAGAACTTCTAAAATAA
- the metK gene encoding methionine adenosyltransferase: protein MKRLKSSESVCQGHPDKIADILSDAILDELIRKDPYTKASIETLITTGLVHISGELSTDAYVDIPEIVRGTLIEIGYTKPEYGFDGYTAGVITTISDQSPELALGIPSGGAGDTCIVVGYATDETENYMPLACNIANEITFTLDEMRKDDFLPFLRPDGKSIVVVEYENNRPLRVDSVTVLIQHEPYITEFDLRDEIEKKIVKKVIPEELIDEKTKIIINPIGRFVIGGPMADTGLTGRKTIADAYGTAAPSGGSAFSGKDPTKIDRSASYMARCIAKHIVASGISKEATVELVYIIGMEYPVSIDIKVDTDIDREKLIKKIKDIFDLSPSGIIERLNLRRPIYKKTSMYGHFGRKDEDFIWEQLDNKILRELKDV, encoded by the coding sequence TTGAAAAGATTAAAAAGTTCAGAGTCCGTTTGTCAGGGTCATCCAGATAAAATAGCAGATATTCTGTCTGATGCTATACTTGATGAGCTTATAAGGAAAGACCCCTATACAAAAGCTTCAATAGAAACACTTATAACCACAGGTCTTGTTCATATATCAGGTGAGTTATCTACAGATGCTTATGTTGATATACCGGAGATTGTAAGGGGAACTCTTATTGAGATAGGATATACTAAGCCGGAGTATGGGTTTGATGGATATACAGCAGGTGTTATAACCACAATCAGTGATCAGAGTCCTGAGCTTGCCCTTGGAATACCGTCCGGTGGTGCAGGTGATACATGTATTGTTGTAGGTTATGCTACAGATGAGACCGAAAACTATATGCCTTTAGCATGCAATATTGCAAATGAGATAACTTTTACCTTAGACGAGATGAGAAAAGATGATTTCCTGCCATTTTTAAGACCGGATGGAAAATCCATCGTTGTTGTTGAGTATGAGAATAACAGACCTTTGAGGGTTGATAGCGTTACAGTTCTTATACAGCATGAGCCGTACATCACTGAGTTTGATCTGAGGGATGAGATTGAGAAAAAAATTGTAAAAAAGGTAATCCCTGAGGAACTAATTGACGAAAAGACAAAAATAATAATAAATCCGATAGGTAGATTTGTAATTGGTGGTCCTATGGCTGATACGGGACTTACAGGAAGGAAAACTATAGCTGATGCTTATGGAACAGCGGCACCGTCCGGTGGAAGTGCATTTTCAGGTAAAGATCCTACAAAGATAGACAGATCTGCATCTTATATGGCCAGATGTATAGCAAAACATATAGTTGCCTCAGGTATATCTAAAGAAGCAACTGTTGAGCTGGTTTATATAATAGGAATGGAGTACCCTGTATCTATAGATATAAAGGTGGATACTGATATAGACAGGGAAAAGCTTATAAAGAAGATAAAAGATATTTTTGATCTATCCCCCTCAGGAATTATTGAGAGATTAAATCTGAGAAGGCCTATATACAAAAAGACCTCAATGTACGGCCATTTCGGTAGAAAGGATGAAGATTTTATCTGGGAACAATTGGACAATAAAATATTGAGGGAGTTAAAAGATGTCTGA
- a CDS encoding ribonucleoside-diphosphate reductase subunit alpha → MQRIVVKRDGTEEKFQMKKLINAIFALLEGMDIPDDYEIVFKVAKELDLKIPERVTTQELDTLVLKAIEQLIPKHYIYDTLAAKQLLKLINREIDKRFSSFKEAIEFGVNENLYKPELLDFDLDRLEDALDYSRDALLDYFGMTTLKDRYFTRDREGNIIEKPQWFFMRVAMGIGNNEDEVIKVYNKISKLEYLHSTPTLYNSGTITHQYSSCYVNVIDDSLESIMDKAKETAFLAKYAGGVGTDVTRIRATGSKIHSLNAKSSGVIPFIKIFDTIVNAIQQGGRRRSSQVMYLQPWHLDIDAFLDLRETTGNPYFRTPSLNTAVWMPDEIMRRIKEGEPLYLFDPAECPELVTAWGEEFTKKYFECIEKAETGHLKLWKKIDSREWFNRYLFKLAKTGHPWLTFKDRHNEHNPCPEYGVINSSNLCTEISIPNSPESTAVCTLASVNLAKHLNEDRTDIDWDKLKDTIETMVLALDNILDKNFYPSEESRKNTMDLRPLGIGLMGFAETLVELGIPYDSDTAVEFAEKVAKFMRDTAYRKSEELAKERGPFPHYEEMKEKGKPYPYPPRRNAVLLAIAPTASISIIAGTTSSIDSYFSNVFSRDTLSGKFIVVNKQLMKKLEELDMWNEEMAEKIKAHGGSVQFIDELEGKIDKRLFKGAYEIHPFRQIDIAAAFQKYVDQAVSKSIYIEEELRGDMFDIYMYAWEKGLKSTYYCFIDKTVKGEKYTQKVNKRGTRRGFGLRKAASEESETVKTQTTVEEDIEQIERMAREKYGDEVVDKVKSGNIDACPTDPLLNKICPSCE, encoded by the coding sequence ATGCAGAGGATCGTTGTAAAAAGGGATGGAACTGAAGAAAAGTTCCAGATGAAAAAGCTTATAAATGCTATTTTTGCCCTTCTTGAGGGAATGGATATACCTGATGATTATGAGATAGTTTTCAAAGTGGCAAAGGAGCTGGATCTTAAAATACCTGAAAGAGTCACAACCCAGGAGCTAGATACACTTGTTCTGAAAGCTATAGAACAGCTGATACCAAAACATTACATATACGATACTTTAGCAGCAAAACAGCTTTTAAAGCTTATAAACAGAGAGATAGACAAGAGATTTTCCTCATTTAAGGAAGCTATTGAGTTTGGAGTGAATGAAAATCTTTACAAACCTGAACTTCTTGATTTTGATCTTGACAGGCTTGAAGATGCTTTAGATTACTCAAGGGACGCTTTACTTGATTATTTTGGTATGACGACACTGAAAGACAGGTATTTTACAAGGGACAGGGAAGGGAACATCATAGAAAAGCCTCAATGGTTCTTTATGAGAGTTGCTATGGGAATAGGTAACAACGAGGATGAGGTAATAAAGGTTTATAACAAGATATCAAAACTTGAGTACCTCCACTCAACACCAACACTTTATAACTCAGGAACGATCACCCATCAGTATAGCTCCTGTTATGTAAACGTTATAGATGACTCTCTTGAATCCATAATGGATAAAGCAAAGGAAACAGCATTTTTAGCGAAGTATGCAGGTGGTGTTGGAACAGATGTTACAAGAATAAGAGCCACAGGATCAAAGATACATTCTCTAAATGCAAAATCTTCGGGAGTGATACCTTTTATCAAAATATTTGATACTATTGTCAACGCTATTCAGCAGGGCGGAAGAAGAAGATCCTCACAGGTTATGTATCTCCAGCCGTGGCATCTTGATATAGACGCATTCTTAGACCTTAGAGAAACTACAGGAAACCCATATTTTAGAACACCTTCTCTAAATACTGCAGTATGGATGCCTGATGAGATAATGAGAAGAATAAAAGAGGGAGAGCCTCTATATCTTTTTGATCCTGCTGAATGTCCAGAACTTGTAACAGCATGGGGAGAAGAGTTTACGAAAAAATACTTTGAGTGTATAGAAAAAGCAGAAACAGGACATTTAAAACTGTGGAAAAAGATAGACTCAAGAGAGTGGTTTAACAGATATCTTTTCAAACTTGCAAAAACAGGTCATCCCTGGCTTACCTTTAAAGACAGACACAATGAACATAACCCCTGCCCAGAGTATGGGGTAATAAACTCAAGTAACCTTTGTACAGAGATATCAATCCCTAACTCCCCTGAATCAACCGCTGTCTGTACACTTGCTTCTGTTAATCTTGCAAAGCATCTAAATGAAGATAGGACAGATATAGACTGGGATAAGCTTAAAGACACGATAGAAACAATGGTCTTAGCCCTTGATAATATTCTTGATAAGAACTTCTATCCTTCAGAGGAATCCCGCAAGAATACTATGGATCTGAGACCTCTTGGTATTGGTCTTATGGGATTTGCAGAAACACTTGTTGAACTTGGAATACCTTATGACAGCGATACAGCTGTTGAATTTGCAGAGAAGGTTGCAAAATTCATGAGAGATACAGCTTATAGAAAGTCTGAAGAACTTGCGAAAGAAAGAGGTCCATTCCCACATTATGAAGAGATGAAGGAAAAAGGAAAACCTTACCCATACCCACCGAGAAGAAATGCTGTTTTACTTGCTATAGCTCCGACAGCTTCCATATCAATCATTGCAGGAACTACATCATCAATTGACAGCTACTTCTCTAACGTTTTCTCAAGGGATACACTCTCAGGTAAATTCATCGTTGTAAACAAACAGCTTATGAAAAAACTTGAAGAGCTTGATATGTGGAATGAAGAGATGGCAGAAAAGATAAAAGCACACGGTGGATCTGTTCAGTTTATAGATGAGCTTGAAGGAAAGATAGATAAAAGACTTTTTAAAGGGGCTTATGAGATCCACCCATTCAGACAGATAGATATAGCAGCAGCATTCCAGAAGTATGTGGATCAGGCTGTTTCAAAGTCTATCTACATTGAGGAAGAACTCAGAGGAGATATGTTTGATATATACATGTATGCATGGGAGAAAGGTCTCAAATCAACATACTACTGCTTTATTGATAAAACAGTTAAAGGTGAGAAATACACCCAGAAAGTTAACAAGAGAGGAACAAGAAGAGGTTTTGGTCTTAGAAAAGCTGCATCCGAGGAGAGTGAAACTGTAAAAACACAGACAACAGTAGAAGAGGATATTGAGCAGATAGAAAGAATGGCAAGGGAAAAATACGGAGATGAGGTTGTGGATAAAGTAAAATCAGGAAATATAGATGCCTGTCCAACAGACCCACTTTTAAATAAAATCTGTCCAAGCTGTGAATAA
- a CDS encoding ribonucleotide-diphosphate reductase subunit beta: MKKLQFIGKTSVKDNIRLTENPRYPVFKEIYTKQKKAVWFPEELNIQQDVLDYKSLTPTEKDLFDTSVGYFASSELLVQNVLGNGFFPVLTDPYAKMSFSTQMFMENIHSDFFEIILNTFEMDRKRIYNITLEDKLLMEKQELIIRAVDRITYGKADPDTLEGKKQILTAILLNNIIQEGMFFYSAFAHFFAMKDTGKMKNVVSGVELILIDESLHLQNGIEAILTIVEENPEIVDDEKFVENIKETIIDAVELELNYLKTKFGGTTIFGVSYKELEKYMKYIADRRLEELGFDPQFKIDQNPLKFLQKEDVKKLTNFFEVSSTEYTNF; encoded by the coding sequence ATGAAAAAGCTTCAGTTCATCGGTAAAACGTCTGTTAAGGATAATATAAGATTAACAGAAAATCCAAGATACCCTGTTTTTAAAGAGATATATACAAAACAGAAAAAGGCTGTATGGTTTCCTGAAGAGCTAAATATACAGCAGGATGTTCTTGATTACAAATCTTTAACACCGACAGAGAAGGATCTTTTTGATACGTCTGTTGGCTATTTTGCATCCTCTGAGCTTCTTGTTCAGAATGTTCTCGGTAACGGATTTTTCCCTGTTTTAACGGATCCTTACGCTAAGATGAGTTTTTCTACACAGATGTTTATGGAGAATATACACTCAGACTTTTTTGAGATCATACTTAACACATTTGAGATGGACAGGAAGAGAATATACAACATAACCCTTGAAGACAAACTGCTTATGGAAAAGCAGGAGCTTATAATAAGAGCTGTTGACAGAATAACATACGGAAAAGCTGATCCAGACACACTTGAAGGTAAGAAGCAGATACTGACAGCTATACTTCTTAACAATATCATTCAGGAAGGAATGTTTTTCTACTCAGCGTTTGCCCATTTCTTTGCTATGAAGGACACAGGGAAGATGAAAAATGTTGTTTCAGGGGTTGAGCTGATACTGATAGATGAGTCTCTCCACCTCCAGAACGGAATTGAAGCAATACTCACAATAGTTGAGGAAAATCCAGAGATTGTAGATGATGAAAAGTTTGTTGAGAACATAAAGGAAACAATAATTGATGCTGTTGAGCTTGAGCTTAACTACCTTAAAACTAAGTTCGGTGGAACAACGATCTTTGGTGTATCTTACAAGGAACTTGAGAAATACATGAAATATATCGCTGACAGAAGACTTGAGGAACTTGGGTTTGATCCACAGTTCAAGATAGATCAGAACCCGCTGAAGTTCTTGCAGAAGGAAGATGTTAAGAAACTAACCAATTTCTTTGAAGTCTCAAGCACTGAGTATACTAATTTCTAG
- a CDS encoding outer membrane beta-barrel protein: MAAGVANAGSLTVANSDITLYGGVSAGYQYLTTEHSAGSLTNNDYFSVNNVIIGLKKDADANSPIGFNAAFGNFTVPTVIASSATVNSNNLIAYGKTSSFMPWLAYVTIAPVQGLSVDAGLLWNKFGEAPITILNSNINRGILFTGHPVLFAGARVNYDAGVAKVYVGYNQGGGLLQAGVSDAIEAGAMADLGAAKVGLHVYDEASGRNIYVLCVKSDLGVAKVGLEIDYTTLDTAPAGADDSAYGVALNLDPAVSNTVSVPIRIEYIDNKNSGIYLTGKDNAMSLTVTPTYKPTGNTFVRAEIAYTSTDAKVFVDDSGSAKDNRTYLGFEAGFLF, encoded by the coding sequence TTGGCTGCAGGGGTAGCTAATGCAGGATCTTTAACAGTAGCAAACAGTGATATTACACTTTACGGTGGTGTATCAGCTGGATACCAGTATTTAACTACAGAACATTCTGCAGGAAGCCTAACTAACAATGATTACTTCAGCGTAAATAACGTAATCATTGGTCTTAAAAAAGACGCAGATGCAAACAGCCCAATCGGATTTAATGCAGCTTTTGGTAACTTCACAGTTCCTACAGTTATCGCATCTTCAGCGACAGTAAACAGCAATAATCTCATTGCTTACGGTAAAACTTCTTCATTTATGCCTTGGCTTGCTTATGTAACAATTGCTCCTGTTCAGGGATTATCTGTTGATGCTGGTCTTCTCTGGAACAAATTTGGAGAGGCTCCAATCACAATACTCAACTCAAATATCAACAGAGGTATACTCTTCACAGGACACCCAGTTCTCTTCGCAGGTGCAAGAGTTAACTATGATGCAGGAGTTGCAAAAGTTTATGTTGGATACAACCAGGGTGGTGGATTACTTCAGGCAGGAGTTTCTGATGCTATAGAAGCTGGTGCTATGGCAGATCTCGGAGCTGCTAAAGTTGGACTCCACGTTTATGACGAAGCAAGCGGAAGAAATATTTATGTTCTCTGCGTAAAATCAGATTTAGGAGTTGCAAAAGTAGGACTTGAGATAGACTATACAACATTAGATACAGCTCCAGCAGGTGCTGATGATTCAGCTTATGGTGTTGCACTTAACTTAGATCCAGCAGTATCTAACACAGTATCTGTTCCAATAAGAATTGAGTACATTGATAACAAAAACTCTGGAATTTACTTAACAGGAAAAGACAATGCAATGTCTCTCACAGTTACACCAACATACAAGCCAACTGGAAACACATTTGTAAGAGCAGAAATCGCTTACACTTCAACAGATGCGAAAGTATTTGTTGATGACTCAGGATCTGCAAAAGACAACAGAACTTACCTCGGATTTGAGGCTGGATTCTTATTCTAA
- the ahcY gene encoding adenosylhomocysteinase: protein MDYHVKDLSLAEKGVLRIEWAEKEMPVLRQIRKRFEKEKPLKGVKIAACLHVTTETANLMITLKAGGADVYLTASNPLSTQDDVAAALVKEFDIPVFAIHGEDRDTYYQHLYAVLDKEPNITMDDGGDLISTLHKEKQNLLDNVFGGTEETTTGVIRFKAMEKDGVLKFPVIAVNDAYTKHLFDNRYGTGQSTIDGILRATNRLLAGSVFVIAGYGWCGRGVAMRAAGMGAEVIVTEVDPLKALEARMDGFRVMPMIEAAKIGDFFVTVTGNINVIDKHHFEVMKDGAIVANSGHFDVEINIKALEELSVSQRDIRENVREYRLPDGRNIYLLAEGRLVNLAAAEGHPASVMDMSFANQALSAEYIYKNHDSLKPKVYKVPDELDFEVARLKLNAMGIQIDQLTEEQKEYLSSWEHGT, encoded by the coding sequence ATGGACTATCATGTTAAAGATCTATCCTTAGCTGAAAAGGGAGTTCTGAGAATAGAATGGGCTGAAAAGGAGATGCCTGTTCTAAGACAGATAAGGAAAAGATTTGAAAAGGAAAAACCTTTAAAAGGTGTAAAAATAGCTGCGTGTCTTCACGTAACAACAGAAACAGCAAACCTGATGATAACCCTGAAAGCAGGAGGAGCTGACGTTTATCTCACAGCATCAAACCCATTATCCACTCAGGATGATGTTGCAGCAGCACTTGTAAAAGAGTTTGATATCCCTGTTTTTGCGATACATGGAGAAGATAGAGATACATACTACCAGCACCTTTATGCTGTTCTTGATAAAGAGCCTAATATAACTATGGATGATGGTGGTGATCTGATTTCTACTCTCCATAAGGAAAAACAGAATCTGCTTGATAATGTTTTTGGCGGAACTGAGGAAACAACCACAGGAGTTATAAGATTTAAGGCAATGGAAAAGGATGGAGTTCTTAAATTCCCTGTTATAGCTGTTAACGATGCTTATACAAAACATCTTTTTGATAACAGATACGGAACAGGTCAGTCAACTATTGACGGTATTTTAAGAGCTACAAACAGACTGCTTGCAGGTTCAGTTTTTGTTATTGCAGGGTACGGCTGGTGTGGCAGAGGTGTTGCTATGAGGGCTGCAGGTATGGGTGCCGAGGTAATAGTTACAGAGGTAGATCCTTTAAAAGCTCTTGAAGCAAGGATGGATGGTTTTAGAGTTATGCCTATGATTGAGGCTGCTAAAATAGGTGATTTTTTTGTTACTGTTACAGGAAATATAAATGTGATAGATAAACATCATTTTGAGGTTATGAAAGACGGGGCTATTGTAGCAAATTCTGGACATTTTGATGTTGAGATAAATATAAAAGCTCTTGAGGAACTATCTGTATCCCAGAGGGATATCAGGGAGAACGTAAGGGAATATAGACTTCCAGACGGAAGAAATATATACCTCCTTGCAGAGGGAAGACTTGTTAATCTTGCTGCGGCTGAGGGTCATCCCGCTTCTGTCATGGATATGTCATTTGCAAACCAGGCACTTTCAGCAGAATATATATACAAAAATCATGATTCTCTTAAACCTAAAGTATATAAAGTTCCTGACGAACTTGATTTTGAGGTGGCAAGGTTAAAATTAAATGCTATGGGAATACAGATTGATCAGCTTACAGAAGAGCAGAAAGAATATTTATCAAGCTGGGAACATGGAACTTAA